GCAAActaaaaatttgtttgagaaatataagaatacaaaaagtaaaagagCTATAAAATAAATGTGCACACCCAATAAACACTTACAAAATCCAATATCCTTGTTAGTAGTTATAAATAACATAcgacatttatttatttgtaaaaataaaatgcatatataatttaaaataatacaccTATATTCTATTCattcaactatattaaattttttttaattaattttattaacataacaaaataaatcaatacaaaattaatttattttgaaatattagaatTACACTAAAATAGTATTCATTATTtacaattcttaatttttataattatttttcaatacaaCAAATGctcataatatttaacaaacataataaaaaaataaaattatttaaaattataaaatatattataaaaagatcAAACAGTTACTTCTAACGGGAAAAGGAGttttacaaattagtttttttgaattcaaattgtgatgaaaacatttttgttttattgaattttttttaacatcaaatacatctattttacttttatttatttatttttattatacccacttacatttttttaaatggatagacatattttatttttaatataagaaagatatgttataataaaatatttttattttttaatcttgttttacttctattaataatatgattaaatatatacttGATCGTATTTAATAATTGtcacattatttattaaaaaaatcaactttataataataaagtaaaaaaaaataaaaaagtatttttcagATAGTTacatactaataaaaattacgTGAAccaatgattattatttttttctatctttgctTTAAGTGtatttaccttttcttttattttatttttttactaatatcagtttaaattgattgaatatGAGATTATACTATTGTGAAGTTGAATAGTGGGacatataaaaaggaaaatctcCAGAAAATGATTATTTCCGTGTGATAAAGTCATTAGCAGATGTAGATCCATCACAGATATAGCATAGAAATCTACACACAGTTTCAAATTCTATTACTATGCAAGGAATAGCATATGTTCGTAGGTTACTTTTACACATGGGTTTGGTGAAAATGAACCATTTTCAAAGTCCAATTGGGCATGTTCAGGAGTTAGGTAAAATAATTAGGTTTTCTGATTTATGAATATCTCTCTCTCATGTTTCTACTCACTCTTTCGACCAATGAGGCAAGACTTATTTGTTTGCTTTCTTAGGAGTAGAATTGATGATGGAGATCAAACGGTTTGGGTTGTATGATGTTGTTCCAAAAAGTTCTTCAGACATTCTATTGAGTCAAATTGTTCCTCCAAATTACTTGGAAATACTTGTAGAAGCAATTAATGCAGTACATAATTTACCTTCTTATCCTAAACCTCTCTTTATAGTTTTTAGAATagatgttttattaatattgacCTAATAGAGTTAAttgaagttaattttattattataagttgATCAATAATTGATGTAATGTGATGCATGATTGACCAATTTACTTAATGATCGACTGAATTTACTGGTGACCGAATTATGACTAACCTAGCTGACCAGACAATTAGAAAAGATATAAATCTCaggacaaaaatatgaaaatattgcaTTGTTTAAATGCATCGAAATGGAAAATATGTTACTCTTCATTTGTGTGGGTAGAAAGGCTAGTAAGAAATCACAAAGAAATTTGAATACTGCTTTTATTCTGTTATCTTTACgctgtaaaaaattatttacttttaaaatatataataataataatagggacgtatacaaaatttataaataaaaaatttcaatgaatGCTTTAATTAGTTCAATGACTAGGTATTAAAAATATGTCTAGAAAAGAATAACTAGGTATTAGGTTCGCAGAATGGTGGCGGGGTACAGCTTAACCCTTCTAAAGTTCtggaaaagaaataattaaaaagaaaaagggtggTTAAGTTAGTCAAAGAACAAGATTTAGAACTTGGACTAAACTGGTAGATATATACTTAGAAGGAGAAATCAGAGCatgattaaatatatagttaGCAACTAAATATCACAGCCACATACATTCCACAGATAATCAAATGATTAGCTTTTAGGTTATATTTTTAACGGGCACATCAATCATTGCACATGCATCAAATATTCCTCCAACCACCAACTAATTTGGATTACTAgctacaaatatatatttaactcagAACACGGAAGAACAACTTTCAGACTCTGAAGTGGCAACGTTTTTGTAGCCATGTGTGAACAAGTTTTAAATTGAGGTAACATTGTCTCTATCTGCCTCAACCTCATGTGTGGTGAATCATGAAGCCACATTCCTGTATTATATAAGGTATGGCTTATGTTTGAGTAGAAGGATTCATATACAACACTACTGTTATCTTTATCTCTCCATCATCTGTTCCTGTTGATTCATCAATGGTGAAGTTGGGTTGGCAATATTTGGCTACCAAACGCACGAGATGTGGCTATGAAAAGCTGACAAGTTCGAGTGAAAAGATGATGAGGGATGGAAGAAGTTGTTGGGTGAAGTCTGTGAATGGAAGATTGCGTGGTCTTAGGTTGTCACGGTGTAGGAAGCTTTCCTTAGCAGTGGTATTGTTTTCAAGCAGAATTGTAAGACTATACACTGAGGTTGTCAACAGCATGAACATGGAAAACATATATCCCGCTATAGTTCTCTCCACTCAATGGGGTCTTCCCGTTCTCTCTCATTCCTCACACGTTTGCAGATCAAGGAGGACCATCCCTCTTCACAGAAAACTCACTTTCTGTTAATTACCAACATTTTTCTGTCTGTTGCCATTCTTTTCTGCTAGCATACTTCTATGATGTTATAAATGGCTCGTAAGTTTctgttttatacaaaaaaacaaTGTGTAAGATGTTAGAATACAGAACATCCTGAATATTATATAGCACTATCCAGTATGAGATTCCATCACCAATTATTGACTAACTTCTTTTCTTGTACTTTTCATCATTTtcgaaattaaaatattgatgttGTTTTGAGTAGGATTAAGTGAAGAGATCTTGGGTTAATTCTGCTTTTTTATACATGTATATCTTAACTAATGATAATTACTTGTTCCATATAATGAGGTATAACCATGATTATGGAGCAGAAAACACATAATCTAGGACAATGACACATAATTATTATACATAACAATGTGGAAAGTTCCATGTTTCGGGAAGGAAGTAGAGTAACAGAATATGTTCATAACTTGAAATTAGTCGACTGTAAAATCAGGTTTTTTCTTTCTGTGACTGCTAAGAAGTAATTGGTAtgattaattgtgtttggaATGGTAGCAAAAAGGCATAGAGTAGCTACTGTGTTCACTGACACACTCCTTTACAGCGATGAttccaattatatttttttgccaACTTCCATGCATTGTACACCAGCTATTCAGTCCAAATTCCATGCATTGTCTTTTTAAGAGCATTCATGTTATGtgttatttaaataatcatTGCTCTCATAttcatgtttcttttattttatattaattttaaatgttctAATTATAAGGAAACTATATCaattgtttttaacatttttttgaaaacggaaatttttttaatattttttggaaagggtaacttttaaaataaaagttaagttatataaaaactatttttaaattcacCTAAAAATATTGTtcgatatttattaaaaaaaatggatatagttcaataatttttttccaaaaacataaataaatatgattgtgtctattttatgacaaaaataagtatattaataataaaaaatattttatttttaaacaaaaccaATGTATTATTCACGtaacttgttttaaaataaaaaaaatagtgaattaATTTTGGATTGActtaaagaataatatataaattaaggaAGCGTAACTACGTActtttattagatattaaaacttttagtacgtagtatatttattttttcataaaatggTTAAGaatattagatttaattttttaatttctttttgttagcTTAAGTGCGTTTAACTTAATGTAGTCCATTACAATTATTTgactcttttgtttttatttgaaaagaattaTAGGTAGTTTGGGTTTGGTGAATTAGTTATAggttattatatttgtttcagtttttatttAGGTTTGTTATGATCATTTGTAAACAGACCAAAGTGTCAGGAATATTTAAAACCAACATGAAGGAATGAAATACACTTGCAATTTCAGAGAAATATTTCTAGCTTGTGTGTAAACGggattttcttttaacaaaacaTAGACTCATACACAACAAGACGTGAATCTTTCcgaaaaggtaaaaataatttcatttaacttctttatttttatctctcgAAAAGCATCCATGAATTCCGCATATCCATGTCAAGGGGAGGGTTTTTTAAATGTGTAGTGATGAAGGgtgttttagtatttttatttcatcattagAGTCCAGTTACTAATTGTGGGATGCTTGccataatttttcatatatggGCTTCGTGGTGGGGCGAAGCTAGTTGGGCCTGatcaaattcataattttcaaGTAAGTTAGTGGTTTTTCAGGAAGAGTGGCTGTGTTAAGCCTATGGCGGTGGTAGTGGCCGTTGTCGTTCCTTAGCATCACCTCACTGGAGAATCGTGGTTTTTGTTAATCACACCAATCGCTTTTCTCAAAGGTTCTGATTCTCTTTGTTCATCTTATGAATAAGCTAATTCTTCGCTACTCTTATCTTCcctctttatttcattaaccTTACGATTGCTGTTGTAGTTTTGTACTCGCGCTCTCACCCTAGCTATGCACTCTATGCTTTAATCATGTTCCCTCCCTTCATTTGCTTTACCTTTGCTTCCATCATATTGCATTATATCATGGctatttttcttcatatatatttCTCCAAATGCTATTTTCTCAATTTAAGTGAAACTAGATCACACAAGCTTTAgcaaaaaaataagaacaagaaaaagttgaaaaatgaCATGATAGGTAATCGGTGGATTGGCTAATTGGATTTACCTTTGGTAAAATTGTTTGATTGGTTAACAGGGTATCCTTGAATCCCTCCATTATTAAATGGGTCAaaggtggatttttttttttcctttttttgaaatatttttcctaatgggtcaaaatttcattttggtcCATCCAACAAGCATTCTGGTCATCCACTTGGTTGTTACCCATGGTTTTGGATTTGTTGTTTAGCTGTTGAGCTTTCACCCCAAGCTCCAACTTCTTCTGGGACGAGTGAGTTTGCCCTTTACAAGTTACAACAGATGAACATAAATGTGGCAATGATTTCCCGTTTATTCTTCTACTCATGTCTGACAACTGTGGTGTTGCAAAGAGGGtagtaaaatatgttaaattacaAATTGACACTTAAAAGGGTAATATTATATCGGTGAAATTGATTAAATGCAATTTGACTGCTGCCTGTGTCAACATTATTTGTCATTTAGAAAAGTGTAGTGGTGATCTTGGTTTCCTTGAATGCTATTGTCAAATTGATTTGCTAAATCTTGTATAGGTCGAGTTTTTTAGTTacttaaaaaaatctataatatatgGTGGGTTTTGACCCGTTAatgcatttattttaatattacttgtCTTCCCTAATCATTATCCTAACTCTTTTGGGCTGGAAGTCGAGAGGCGTAGAGATGTCTTGTAAAATCTTTCTTAAACGCTCAAATTTTTGTGGCTATATTTGGACAAATAAATTCACCATTGATGAGCTTTTGATTACTTCCACCGCTTCACCGCTTCCCCTGTccattattttgtaaataatttgcATATTTTTGCAGTTATATGCATATGAATGGCGTGGCGCGAGCTTGGAAAGAAGGTGGGTCGACTTTTATTTGCATATGCAATATCTTTTTTATCGATAATTTGTATTAAATGTGATAATTAACCAGTTTACAAGTGATTGAACTTTTTCCTGTACAAGTTACTACGCTATGTAGCTCATTCAGTTTCTCATAATGTTCATTTTTGTTACCTGAATGcagaaaatatatatgaattttactAGAGCTTTGACTGCATCGGCATTTAGGCACGTGACAGGATCAAGTTTTGCATCCCCCTTTGCTGCACAATCTGTTTATGCATCAGTAAAATGCGTGACAGGTAATTGACATGATGTGtccttttaatattatttttcttgctcttATACTGTACATACTCTGCTAATCACTAATTCCCTTAACTACATGATGCAGATTTCATCAACCAATCTCAGGGAGTGGCTGGTTTTGGCAGTGAGACTAAAGAATGTGGAATACGGTAAAATAGTATTCAATTTTCATGTTTCAAAGCAAACCATCGATAGCGATACCATTTAGGTGATATGCGGATGATAACAAAACGGGCCTATGCATAGTGATTGGAATAGCAGTGAGTTCAACTTCCAAATATGTGAACATATGATCTAGCAGAAAGCCAACTATGTGAGGGAACATTTAAGAAGCCTAAATTTATCAGAACTATTGTAGAGTAGATAGGTAGTACTGCATTGGTGATAAGATGGGTTTATTCCAATGTGTTACCACCATCCTATATAGGTGTTTCAACAGtgagaaataattttattaactgtgatgtttttgaaattgaacAAAGATGGGTAAAATTTACTTTACTTATATTGGGTTGTGAGATTTGACGTAACATAATTAGCAGtagaggaaaaaaataattcgTTGATCTTTGATTAGTCAATTCTGGAGCAAAACTTTTGCTTATTATGTTCttaatcctttttcttttttttaagaaaatcacATGACTAGCATTAACAGGTGACTTTTAAGAGGGATCTAGATGGGCTTTGATTGCATTATTGGTAATATGCTATCAATCGTATCATAAAATAATCCGGATTTTTGTCAATCATCTTCACCTGTAGATGTAAATGCTTAGGCtaaaacttatttcattttacttgAAATAAAGGAGTGATATTAGTTGAAATCCTGAACTGTTTGGAGATTTAGTAGTTAACTCTTCTGCAAAATTTActtaaatgaaaaggaaaaggcaCAGATATAAGGTGTTTTGATTACATTTGTAGGTGCTTCCATGCTAGTTCTCCTGTCTGGGCAAGAAGTGATGAACCATTAGGTGTGAAGACCCCAAAGGGGGTGCAATATGTGAAAAGGGCTGGTAGAAACTATCTTCCTGTTAAAGCTCCTTATGCCCGTCCTAATGTCTCAGCTAACAAATCAAATCCTGATAAAACAATAGAAATATTTGAAGGCATGACCCTTGTTGAACTGGCAAAGCGCACTGGAAAATCAGTATCTTCTTTGCAGGATATCCTCACGAATGTTGGTGAAAAGGTTGAATCAGAGTTTGAGCTTCTCAGCATGGATGTTGCTGAACTTGCCGCAATGGTATTTTCTCCTTCTTAGTGGCAAATGACTTTTAACCTGTGAATATTAGGAACTAGTACCTACTACCTTCGTTTGATCCCAATACTTGTTTGTCTATCCCTGTCATAACTCATTTAATGACAACTCGTTTTGAATAAATTCAAAGTAGCTCTTGTTTGACTTATTTTTTAGCTCAAAGTATATGATATTTGGAGTTAGCTTTTGTAGTGTTTTAGtgatttgaattttgaatcaaATCTAAAATATCATTGGTGAAGTTTTGATGGAATTAAGTGGAGCTTTATGAAGTTTTTCCTGAAATTAGTTGGTATTGGGCCGTTTTGTGCACCTTCCCTTCTGTCTAAAGGTTACAGCATCCATGGAAAAATAAAGGGAAGAAAAGTAACCGGAAAGACCAGGCCTAAAATATGGTTGacttaaacaaaaaatttacttaaaaccaTGATTGAGCCATTATATTAAGGTATTCatacactattttattttttcacatcCATTATGCCTTCACCCTCCTTTCCCCGCCTCAATTTGTCACATGATGAAgattcatttttctctttttgtgtAATCTATTCACTTAATTAGTTCCTTGCTGCTGCAGGAGGCTGGCATCAATGTTAAGAGGCTACATTCTGTCGAAGGTACAGAAGTTTTACCTCGTCCTGCAGTTGTAACTGTGATGGGTCATGTTGATCATGGTAAAACATCTCTTCTTGATGCCTTGCGTCAAACATCAGTAGCAGCCAGGGAGGCTGGTGGCATAACTCAACATCTAGGTGCTTTTGTTGTGGTCATGCCATCAGGAGCATCAATCACATTTCTTGATACTCCTGGTCATGCTGCATTTAGTGCGATGCGGGCAAGAGGTGCAGCAGTTACAGATATAGTGGTGCTGGTTGTTGCTGCAGATGATGGCGTCATGCCTCAAACACTTGAAGCTATGTCCCATGCAAAGGCTGCCAATGTACCAATTGTAGTTGCAATTAATAAATGTGATAAACCAGGTGCAAATCCTGAAAAAGTTAAACTACAGCTTGCTTCAGAGGGCTTGCTGCTGGAGGAGATGGGTGGGGATGTTCAGGTTGTTGAAGTTTCAGCAACTGAAAAAATTGGACTGGATAACCTAGAGGAAGCCTTACTACTTCAGGCAGATATGATGGATCTTAAAGCACGAATTGATGGGCCTGCTCAAGCATATGTGGTAGAAGCAAGACTTGACAAGGGACGGGGTCCATTGGTAACTACTATAGTAAAGGCAGGGACTCTAGTTTGTGGTCAGCATGTTGTCGTAGGCTCACAATGGGGAAGAATAAGGGCTATTAAAGATACGGCAGGGAAGTTAACTCAACGAGCAACGCCTGCTATGCCTGTTGAGATCGAAGGGCTTAGAGGGTTGCCAATGGCTGGTGATGATGTTATTGTTGTTCAATCTGAGGAGCGAGCTAGAATGCTTAGTTCTGGTAGGCAAAAGAAATATGAGGAGAACAGGCTAAGGAATAAGATGATACAGGACAAACCAACCACTTCAGATGATTCCATGGACGTTCCAGTGAGGGTTGAAATGCCAGTGATAGTAAAAGCAGATGTTCAGGGAACTGTTCAAGCTGTCACTGATGCTTTGAAAACTTTAAACAGTGCTCAGGTTTGTGAAGATTATAGTCCTATAGTAAACTTTTCTTTTGCTCATACATGCTAGTGTTTATAGATGCAAGCGTTTCACCTTTTATCCACAGGCAGAGTGAGGGCAGAGAAAAcagtttatgtttttattatgcTAGTGCTAGAGATGTGAGTTTCAGCTTTGACTCTTTTGGTATCAAAGCCTTTTCTTTACTAACCAGTTTGGACCTTCTTCCTGTTTTGGTTTTTGTAATCCTAACAATTTAAGCTTGTCAGTAGGTAATGTGACTTTatgttttatccttttttaaaactaaaattgctTGAGTGGCTAGTGGTGTGAGACAAAGTGAAATCATTCATGGGCACGTTTATAGCTGATCAGGAATTTTGGGTGAAATGCCTGGTTTACGACAAAATAGGATTGATTCTTGATATATTAGTTATATGAATGCCATCATTTAACCCATATAATAATGTTTGTTTGGTGGTATGGtgaaaatgacatatgaaaggGTATTCAGTGGAGTaatcagttttaaaaatatacttgatAACCGTTAATTAGTTCTAGTTGATCCTTTACAATATAGTTTGGAAATTGGGAATGATTTGCTTTTAATTATTACCAGGTCTGGCATACACGctgatttctttttaattcaaatgtgaCATTCATGCTTGAATCAGCTTTCTATCGATCAACAAAATACTGCAGTTTCTTGTTGaaaatctttaatttaattgCTAGGTTTTGGTGAATGTTGTCCATGTTGGCGTTGGGCCACTTTCTCAATCTGATGTGGACTTAGCACAAGCTTGCGGTGCTTGCATAGTTGGATTCAATGTCAAAAGTCCTCCTACTGCTCTAAGTCAGGCAGCAACTCGTGCCAGTATCAAGGTATTATTAACTTGTAAACTTATGCCATGCTAGAGATTCTGACACAAACCTTTGACTTCAACTCGACTTGTGTATGGTTGTTATAGATAATCCTGCACCGTGTAATTTACCACCTTTTGGAGGACATAGGCAATTTGATAATAGAGAAGGCCCCTGGAACTTCTGAAACCCAGGTGGCTGGACAGGCAGAAGTGCTTAACATCTTTGAAATCAAAGGGAGCAAATCGAAGGGTCCTGATGTGAAGATAGCTGGTTGTCGTGTTATTGATGGTTTTGTGACAAGATCAGCAACCATGAGGCTTCTGAGGAGTGGAGAAGTGGTGTTTGAAGGAAATTGTACGTCTCTTAAGCGGGAGAAGCAGGATGTGGATACTGTGAAAAAGGGAAGTGAGTGTGGACTAGTAATTAGCAATTGGTATGATTTCAAAGTTGGAGATGTTATTCAGTGCTTAGAACAAGTTGTAAGGAAGCCCAAGTTCATTAAGTCAGAGAGTGGTGCTGTTCGAATTGAATGTTGATCAAGTTATTTCAGAATTCATCAAAACACAGCCAGCAAAATAACGCATATGGAAGTTAGAGTAATTATTCTTTGTTGTACCAAAAGAAAGTGTAATTAGATTTGAAAGGATTAATCTACTAGGTTTTTTTGACATGTGCTTGGCACGTATGATAGTCAATGATTTTGGACCATTTTCATATCATAGTTCCTTGAATAGGAATCCATCAGCTTACCATTTAAACTTAaagaaatacttttattttcgtCGTGTGAATTATTAGAaccaataaaagaaagtatatttgttaatttcattaaataattgttcatttttttatttttatttttggtttttatgcTTTTGTCAGAAGTTTCTTTAGAAGTTACGCATATGCTTATATGGGTACTACTGTTCAAGGGTAAGCGAAcctaacctaaaaaaaaattgaaacaaaacagCAGTATTGTGTTGATAggtaataataatttcaaaaattaaataaacatcttcatttctcaaaaaaaatttaaataatatataaaattgtccAACTCAATAAAATTTCTCATTTCCCGTGCGTTAACGTTAAGTGACCATGTGCTCACCACAAACTTTACGAGTTTTGTCGAAATTgttttttagattaattatgtttttagtaCGTTTAGatgcaaaattgaaattcttcttttttgaaattttaatacattttaatttttaaatttaaaataaacagatataatattttaaaatttcaattatattaaatttttttctttaaataatatatttcctaATAAAtactgaaataaaaatatataaaataatataaataactcaTATATTAACgtatttaacatattaataaattttagtaaatttaaagaaaaatatttaatatatattaaagctattaataaaaacaaatttcaatttcacataaaaaagttttaagaattaaatacgtatttaattcttttatatatgacAAAGagtaattttcatatattttcttttata
The sequence above is drawn from the Vigna radiata var. radiata cultivar VC1973A chromosome 3, Vradiata_ver6, whole genome shotgun sequence genome and encodes:
- the LOC106757799 gene encoding uncharacterized protein LOC106757799, which encodes MAWRELGKKKIYMNFTRALTASAFRHVTGSSFASPFAAQSVYASVKCVTDFINQSQGVAGFGSETKECGIRCFHASSPVWARSDEPLGVKTPKGVQYVKRAGRNYLPVKAPYARPNVSANKSNPDKTIEIFEGMTLVELAKRTGKSVSSLQDILTNVGEKVESEFELLSMDVAELAAMEAGINVKRLHSVEGTEVLPRPAVVTVMGHVDHGKTSLLDALRQTSVAAREAGGITQHLGAFVVVMPSGASITFLDTPGHAAFSAMRARGAAVTDIVVLVVAADDGVMPQTLEAMSHAKAANVPIVVAINKCDKPGANPEKVKLQLASEGLLLEEMGGDVQVVEVSATEKIGLDNLEEALLLQADMMDLKARIDGPAQAYVVEARLDKGRGPLVTTIVKAGTLVCGQHVVVGSQWGRIRAIKDTAGKLTQRATPAMPVEIEGLRGLPMAGDDVIVVQSEERARMLSSGRQKKYEENRLRNKMIQDKPTTSDDSMDVPVRVEMPVIVKADVQGTVQAVTDALKTLNSAQVLVNVVHVGVGPLSQSDVDLAQACGACIVGFNVKSPPTALSQAATRASIKIILHRVIYHLLEDIGNLIIEKAPGTSETQVAGQAEVLNIFEIKGSKSKGPDVKIAGCRVIDGFVTRSATMRLLRSGEVVFEGNCTSLKREKQDVDTVKKGSECGLVISNWYDFKVGDVIQCLEQVVRKPKFIKSESGAVRIEC